From the Chloroflexota bacterium genome, the window TCGAGACAGGTCGCATTCCTGGGATAGTACAAGTGCAGTTCCGGCGCGACCCAGCCGATGTTTTGCTTGATCTCCCAAATGCTTTCGCCCGATCCGCGGCGTTTTCCAAACAGCGTGATGTCGTTCGCATACGCCTGCGGATTGTCTGCCAGGATCAAACTGAGCAGGGTTGTCTTGCCCGCGCCATTCGGACCCAACAATGCCCAGTGCTCATTTTCGCGAACCGTCCAGTTGACTTGATGAAGAATCGCCGTTCCGTTGTACGAGACGTTTACGTCTTTCATCTGTATGAGAATCTTGCGCGTTGGGTCAGGTGACTCGTCTGGTCGAATCGCCAAGTCTGCCAATTTCAGCGTACCATGATTGTCATTTCGAGGAGCGGTTTTTGCGACGAGAAATCTAGATGTCGCGAAAGAGATTTCTCGCTTTGCTCGAAACGACAATTCTAGGATGTGCGTGATACCATCCGGAATTTCATCGCGACTTGTTCCGACGATGATGACGCGCATGTCGCTTCGCATCAGGTTTTCAAGGTTCTTGGCTAATTTGATTCGGAAACGTTCATCCAATCCGCCGAAGGGATTGTCCAGAATCAAGAGTGCCGGTTGCTTGAGCAACGCCCGCGCAATCGAAACCTTGCGCCGCTCGCCGTTAGAAAGTTGAATGACGCTTCTTTTCAGTAGCGGTTCCAATTCCAATTGTTCCACAACAGTTTGTCGGCGCGCATCAAATCCTGGGTCGGATTGACTTTCAACGATGTGATACGGATTAATGCGCTGGATACCTGGCTCGGAAAGAAATTCCGTTACCGATTGCGCGTCTTCACTCACGCCGATGTTCCAACGCGCTTGATAGAACGCTTCATCACTCAGCACTGCTCTTTGATTTTCAAAGGTCACGTACGCGATCTGATCGGGCGCGGTGCTGTGTCTATCGCCCTGGAAAAAATGATAGACGATCTTGCCCTTGACGACCGGGAGCGAACCGCACAACGCTTTCATCAACGTAGACTTGCCCGAACCATTCGGACCGATTACCGCCCAGTGCTGATCGTCCAATATTTGCCAGGATAGACCTTCGAACAAGACCTGGTCGCGCACGCGGATGGCGATGTTGTTCAGCGCGACGAATGGTTTAGCGTTGAGCATGGTGTTCGATAGTAATTCGTCATGTCATTGCGAGGGCGGTTTTTGCCCGAAGCAATCGCCGCCGTACGGGTTGGGGGATCGCTCCGTCGCTGCGCTCCTCGCAATGACATGATGGCAACCAATTACGATTTCTTCCAATTCTCCGGGCGCAGCGAGCGGACCGCCGCGCCGGCTTGCCACATTTCCGACTCGTGAATCTCGCGCAATTCTGCGCCGAGTTTTTCCTTGTAATCGGGGCGACTGTTCGCCGCGAGCACGATGCGCGTCTGTTCGCCGGAGACGACGCTCTGGTACAGTTTCTCGTACACCGGCTCGACCGCTTTGCGGAACTCGTGCCGCCAATCCAACGCGCCGCGCTGCGCGGTCGTGCTACAATTCGCGTACATCCAATCCATGCCGTTTTGCGCGACGAGACGAATCAAACTCTGCGTCAATTCTTCAACCGTTTCGTTGAACGCTTCGCTGGGCGAGTGACCATGTTTGCGAAGTTCGTTGTACTGCGCTTCCATCACACCCGCCAACGCGCCCATCAAAATGCCGCGTTCGCCGGTGAGATCGCTGTACACTTCGCGCGCGAAGGTCGTCGGGAATAGGTAGCCCGCGCCGACCGCAATGCCAAGCGCAATCGTCCGCTCGGTCGCTCGACCGGTCGCATCCTGAAAAATCGCGTAGCTCGCGTTGATGCCGCTGCCGCTCAAAAAGTTCGCGCGCACGCTCGTGCCCGAACCTTTGGGCGCGACCAGGATCACATCCACGAAATCGGGCGGCACGATGCCGGTTTGATCTTTGTACACAATCCCAAAGCCGTGCGAAAAATAGAGCGCATCACCTTTTTTCAGATGCGGCTTGATCGAATTCCACGTCATCATTTGCCCCGCATCGGAAACGAGATACTGGAGTACCGTGCCGCGTTCGGCGGCTTCTTCGAGCGAAAAGAGCGTTTTGCCGGGGACCCAGCCGTCCTTGATTGCTTTGTCGTACGTTGGACTACCGGACTTTTGTCCGACGATGACGTTGATTCCATTGTCGCGCATGTTGAGCGCCTGCGCGGGACCCTGCACGCCATAACCCAGGATCGCGACGACCTCGTCCTTCAACACGTTGCGCGCTTTGTCAAGTGGAAACTCTTCGCGCGTAACGACCGCTTCGACGACTCCGCCAAAATTGATCTTTGCCATGATTGCTCCGTGGTATTGGATTCCAAAACGATTTCCCTTATTTCCCTCAGTTCCCTCAGTTCCATTGTGGCATGGAAACAAGCGAAATAACGGAAATGAGGGAACTTAGTGCGTACCGTTTCCATTCCCGTTGTTGCTCACGCTGCCGCGCACCATTGCGATCTGACCGGTGCGAACCATTTCGACAATGCCGCGCGGACGCAAGAGTTCGATCAAGCCGTCAATCTTGGCTTCGTCGCCGGTCACTTCGACGATCACCGAGTCGGCGGCTACGTCCACGATCTTGGCGCGAAAGATGTCGGCGAGTTGCGCGATTTCCGCGCGCGCCGCCGCATCGGCTTGAACCTTGACGAGCGCGAGGTCGCGCATCACGGTTGGTTTTTGCGTGACGTCGTGCACGTCAATCACGTTCACCAATTTGTACAAGTTCGCTTCGACGAGATGCGGCGCGGTCAATTCCGTGTCCACGACAATCGTCATGCGCGAGACGTTCGGTTCGTGCGTGTGACCGACGGTGAGACTTTCGATGTTGAATGCGCGGCGACGAAATAGACTCGCAACGCGATTTAACACGCCAGGTTTGTCTTCGACTAACGCTACAAGTGTGTGCTTCATAGAATCCCTCACTTACCGATTTGTTCCAAAATAGGGCGGCGAATCATCGCGTGCAAATCCGCGCCGGCGGGCACCATCGGGTACACCGATTCTTCGGACTCGACGCGAAATTCGATGACGACCGTGCCGGCATTTTCGCGCGCGGCTTGAATCGCCGGCATCACCTCTTCTTGTTTCGTCACCAGAATGCCGGTGTGTCCGTGCGCCTCGGCGAGTTTCACAAAGTCAGGACTGGTGATCGGCGTTGCGGCATAGCGGCGTTTGTAGAAAAATTCTTGCCACTGGCGCACCATGCCGAGAAAGCCATTGTTCAAAATCGCGATGTTGATCTTGA encodes:
- a CDS encoding ATP-binding cassette domain-containing protein, which produces MLNAKPFVALNNIAIRVRDQVLFEGLSWQILDDQHWAVIGPNGSGKSTLMKALCGSLPVVKGKIVYHFFQGDRHSTAPDQIAYVTFENQRAVLSDEAFYQARWNIGVSEDAQSVTEFLSEPGIQRINPYHIVESQSDPGFDARRQTVVEQLELEPLLKRSVIQLSNGERRKVSIARALLKQPALLILDNPFGGLDERFRIKLAKNLENLMRSDMRVIIVGTSRDEIPDGITHILELSFRAKREISFATSRFLVAKTAPRNDNHGTLKLADLAIRPDESPDPTRKILIQMKDVNVSYNGTAILHQVNWTVRENEHWALLGPNGAGKTTLLSLILADNPQAYANDITLFGKRRGSGESIWEIKQNIGWVAPELHLYYPRNATCLDVVCSGWFDSIGLYRQCSVEQREIALAWLPRVGLAGHDATVFEQLSEGEQRLALLARALVKSPTLLVLDEPCQGLDASNRDRILQALDGIRRKDTSMIYVTHRADELPQSITHVLRLDQGQVVG
- the ilvC gene encoding ketol-acid reductoisomerase — its product is MAKINFGGVVEAVVTREEFPLDKARNVLKDEVVAILGYGVQGPAQALNMRDNGINVIVGQKSGSPTYDKAIKDGWVPGKTLFSLEEAAERGTVLQYLVSDAGQMMTWNSIKPHLKKGDALYFSHGFGIVYKDQTGIVPPDFVDVILVAPKGSGTSVRANFLSGSGINASYAIFQDATGRATERTIALGIAVGAGYLFPTTFAREVYSDLTGERGILMGALAGVMEAQYNELRKHGHSPSEAFNETVEELTQSLIRLVAQNGMDWMYANCSTTAQRGALDWRHEFRKAVEPVYEKLYQSVVSGEQTRIVLAANSRPDYKEKLGAELREIHESEMWQAGAAVRSLRPENWKKS
- the ilvN gene encoding acetolactate synthase small subunit, which codes for MKHTLVALVEDKPGVLNRVASLFRRRAFNIESLTVGHTHEPNVSRMTIVVDTELTAPHLVEANLYKLVNVIDVHDVTQKPTVMRDLALVKVQADAAARAEIAQLADIFRAKIVDVAADSVIVEVTGDEAKIDGLIELLRPRGIVEMVRTGQIAMVRGSVSNNGNGNGTH